From a region of the Candidatus Rhabdochlamydia porcellionis genome:
- a CDS encoding aminotransferase class I/II-fold pyridoxal phosphate-dependent enzyme — translation MKSNPLAMQESVLQEDALLPLSPTHVIWQGKKMLDFSSQDFLGLSNHPDLKKHTIKYLLHYGNGVCYPEIPGSFIECQKTLEAKIAELINMPYLYFFSNRYLALWHLLSSLSSDVLLLLADDLDPGLSKILYNFPLKILTYNQNSLTSLEAILKKEGQSICSVKMIFCESISSGNGTLIDLNYITSLSQAYNALLVLDDSLAFGVKGDRGLGLAAKQGDIDLVLCSLSNSASADAAFLGCSSWIKNLIKKNVFYRESSVTYASLGAIEMALELIPSLEGERYQLEQRCHWIKKQLQGYDIGSSTHVICLHFSQEEELCYFWESLLQRGILSQWMVCHQKRSYILRFFINIHHTPDDLRMLVEEIKELKSG, via the coding sequence ATGAAAAGCAATCCATTAGCCATGCAAGAAAGTGTACTTCAAGAAGACGCTTTGCTTCCTTTAAGCCCAACTCATGTGATTTGGCAAGGAAAAAAAATGCTCGATTTTTCTTCTCAAGATTTTTTAGGGCTATCCAATCATCCAGATCTGAAAAAACACACGATTAAATATTTATTACATTACGGCAATGGAGTCTGTTATCCAGAAATCCCAGGGAGTTTTATCGAATGCCAAAAAACACTTGAAGCAAAAATTGCAGAATTAATTAATATGCCTTATTTGTATTTTTTCTCTAATCGTTATTTAGCTCTATGGCATCTCCTTTCTTCATTAAGTTCTGATGTTCTCTTATTACTTGCTGATGACCTAGATCCGGGTTTAAGTAAAATCCTTTACAATTTTCCTTTGAAGATTCTTACTTATAATCAGAACTCTTTAACTAGTTTAGAAGCTATTTTAAAAAAAGAAGGACAATCTATCTGTTCTGTTAAAATGATCTTTTGTGAATCTATTAGTAGCGGTAATGGAACTTTAATCGACTTAAATTATATCACCTCTTTATCTCAAGCCTACAATGCTTTATTAGTTCTTGATGATTCTCTAGCTTTTGGTGTTAAAGGCGATAGAGGCTTAGGCCTTGCAGCTAAACAAGGGGATATCGATTTAGTTCTATGTTCTTTAAGTAATTCTGCAAGTGCTGATGCGGCTTTTCTTGGTTGTTCTTCTTGGATTAAAAACCTCATTAAAAAAAATGTTTTTTATCGAGAATCCAGTGTAACTTATGCTTCTTTAGGCGCCATAGAAATGGCTTTGGAGCTCATTCCTTCTTTAGAAGGGGAAAGGTATCAATTAGAACAGAGATGTCATTGGATAAAAAAACAATTGCAAGGGTATGACATCGGTTCCTCTACACATGTAATCTGCCTACATTTTTCTCAAGAAGAAGAACTTTGCTATTTTTGGGAAAGCCTTTTGCAAAGAGGAATTCTCTCCCAGTGGATGGTCTGCCATCAAAAGAGGTCTTATATTCTACGGTTTTTCATTAATATTCATCACACTCCAGATGATCTAAGAATGTTAGTAGAAGAGATCAAAGAGTTAAAAAGTGGTTAG
- a CDS encoding LL-diaminopimelate aminotransferase has translation MVAINSCFQRLKRTYIFSVIEEKIDMLHKKISPDQLINLSIGDIALPLIPTAAQAMSQAVLEMGTPSGLKGYGPSNGYLFLREAIVNTHFAALQITPDEIFISDGINTDITNILDLFSLSCSVGIPDPTYPAYLDATILSGRTKIITLPCLEINQFHPYPPSEACDLIYLCSPNNPTGVAMNRALLTIWVNYALKNKAIIFFDHAYEAFINSADVPHSIFEIPGAKECVIEFRSFSKSAGFTGLRCSYTILPKALKARYDDQEVSLHTLWSRRQAAKSNGIAYPIQKGAFATLLPQGQSEIKIQINNYLTQAKALKQGLIQLGLDCYGGIDSPYIWVKTPRDKTSWEFFDELLIKCHLISIPGVGFGKYGAGFVRFSAFTTPDKIDLALKRINQL, from the coding sequence ATGGTTGCGATTAATTCTTGTTTTCAGAGGCTAAAACGCACATACATTTTTTCAGTAATTGAAGAAAAAATAGACATGTTACATAAAAAAATCTCTCCTGATCAACTGATTAATTTAAGTATAGGAGATATAGCACTACCTTTAATTCCTACTGCAGCCCAAGCAATGAGCCAGGCTGTGCTAGAGATGGGAACTCCCTCTGGTCTAAAAGGATATGGGCCTAGCAATGGCTATCTATTCTTACGAGAAGCCATCGTAAATACGCACTTTGCTGCCCTACAAATCACCCCAGATGAGATTTTTATTTCAGATGGCATCAATACAGACATCACGAATATTCTAGATTTGTTTTCCTTATCCTGCAGCGTAGGAATTCCAGACCCTACTTATCCCGCTTATCTTGACGCGACAATTCTTTCAGGCCGAACCAAAATCATTACTTTACCTTGTTTAGAAATCAATCAATTTCATCCCTATCCCCCATCTGAAGCCTGTGATCTGATCTATTTATGCTCTCCTAATAACCCAACAGGCGTTGCTATGAATAGAGCTCTTCTGACTATTTGGGTGAATTATGCTTTAAAAAACAAAGCTATTATCTTTTTTGATCACGCTTATGAAGCATTTATTAACTCAGCAGATGTTCCTCATTCTATTTTTGAAATTCCAGGTGCTAAAGAATGTGTAATTGAATTTCGCAGCTTTTCTAAATCCGCTGGATTTACAGGTCTGCGTTGCTCGTATACAATCCTTCCTAAAGCCCTTAAAGCACGCTATGACGATCAAGAAGTATCTTTACACACTTTATGGAGTCGAAGGCAGGCTGCTAAGTCCAATGGAATTGCCTATCCTATCCAAAAAGGAGCTTTCGCTACTCTGCTTCCACAAGGTCAGAGTGAAATAAAAATTCAAATAAATAATTACTTAACTCAAGCCAAAGCGTTAAAACAAGGTTTGATTCAATTAGGACTTGACTGCTACGGAGGGATAGACAGCCCCTATATTTGGGTTAAAACCCCTAGAGACAAGACCTCATGGGAATTTTTCGATGAACTTTTGATTAAATGCCATTTAATTAGTATTCCAGGGGTAGGATTTGGAAAATACGGAGCAGGGTTTGTTCGTTTTTCTGCCTTTACTACTCCCGACAAAATAGATTTAGCTCTTAAACGAATCAACCAATTATAG
- the rnc gene encoding ribonuclease III: MEINPFEALLEKISEIEERLNYQFKNKKILFLAFVHRSFFNEYRAVVDQHNERLEFLGDSVLELIISDYVYEHLPTEPEGYLSNLRSYIVEASNCAQLAVKLNVAEFILLGKGERMNDGRGREKIIADLFEALIGAIYKDGGLEATRQFFLHHFEESIKEIIYMPLRNWKAELQDYAQKKHQKPPIYKVLKESGPDHSKIFQVIAYIEDQKIGEGIGPSKKQAEQAAAENALNKLEIKYDD; the protein is encoded by the coding sequence ATGGAGATAAATCCATTTGAAGCATTACTTGAGAAAATATCAGAAATCGAAGAACGTTTAAATTATCAATTTAAAAATAAAAAAATCCTTTTTTTAGCTTTTGTTCATCGATCATTTTTTAATGAATATCGAGCAGTTGTTGATCAGCATAATGAACGATTAGAATTTTTAGGAGACTCAGTTTTAGAATTGATTATTTCTGATTATGTATATGAACATTTGCCAACAGAACCTGAGGGCTATCTTTCTAATTTACGTTCTTATATTGTGGAGGCAAGTAATTGTGCTCAGCTTGCCGTTAAGTTAAATGTTGCAGAATTTATTTTATTGGGTAAAGGTGAAAGGATGAACGATGGGCGTGGTAGAGAAAAAATTATAGCTGATTTATTTGAAGCGCTTATTGGAGCCATTTATAAAGATGGAGGGCTAGAAGCTACTCGTCAGTTTTTTTTACATCATTTTGAAGAAAGTATTAAAGAAATTATTTATATGCCTTTGAGAAATTGGAAAGCGGAACTACAAGATTATGCGCAAAAAAAACACCAAAAGCCGCCTATTTATAAAGTATTAAAAGAATCAGGGCCTGATCATAGCAAAATATTTCAAGTGATCGCTTATATTGAAGATCAAAAAATAGGAGAGGGAATAGGTCCTTCCAAAAAACAAGCAGAACAAGCAGCTGCTGAAAATGCACTGAATAAATTGGAAATCAAATATGACGATTAA
- the radA gene encoding DNA repair protein RadA: MTIKQRSIWCCSECGLTQAKWTGSCPSCQKWNTFEKEIQAVDKSERFTHSKSQPLRIKEIKFEESMRISTKLIELDRLLGGGIVPGSLTLIGGDPGIGKSTLMLQLAQKLAEQGLTVLYICGEESVEQTSLRALRLKVQDEHLFLLSEALFSHIKLQIERLKPDIMIVDSIQIVYKSEIPSAPGSVSQVRELAMEFMHLAKGLKIATFLIGHVTKSGEIAGPKVLEHIVDTVLDFEGEKQQGYRMLRSVKNRFGPTDEIALFQMNTAGLTEVHNPSLLFMEERTKELPGSVIIPALEGSRSLLVEVQALVAPSSFSTSTRKSTGLDPNRLSLLLAVLEKKMDYRLYNCDIFVCIAGGLKVFEPAIDLGVILAIASSFCNHCIDPSTAIVGEVGLGGEVRGVSRIENRIREVIHMGFKQCVIPKRNIKGISSDLLHKIHLIEVEVVEDAIHALM, encoded by the coding sequence ATGACGATTAAACAGCGTTCAATTTGGTGCTGTAGTGAATGCGGGCTTACTCAAGCTAAATGGACGGGGAGTTGTCCCTCTTGTCAAAAGTGGAATACTTTTGAAAAGGAAATTCAAGCAGTTGATAAATCGGAGAGGTTTACACATAGCAAATCACAGCCTTTACGGATTAAAGAGATCAAGTTCGAGGAATCCATGCGTATCTCAACAAAGCTGATTGAGCTTGATCGTTTGTTGGGAGGCGGCATTGTCCCTGGTTCTTTAACACTCATTGGAGGCGATCCTGGGATCGGGAAATCTACTCTTATGTTGCAACTTGCTCAAAAACTAGCTGAACAAGGATTAACCGTTCTTTATATTTGTGGAGAGGAGTCTGTTGAGCAAACTTCTTTAAGAGCTTTAAGGCTCAAGGTGCAAGATGAACATCTATTTTTATTGAGTGAGGCTCTTTTTTCTCATATTAAATTACAAATTGAGCGTTTAAAGCCTGATATCATGATTGTTGATTCGATACAGATTGTATATAAAAGCGAAATTCCTTCTGCTCCAGGCTCTGTTAGTCAAGTACGAGAATTAGCTATGGAATTTATGCATCTCGCAAAAGGATTAAAAATTGCTACTTTTCTCATAGGTCACGTGACAAAATCAGGAGAGATTGCAGGTCCTAAAGTACTAGAACATATTGTGGATACCGTATTGGATTTTGAAGGAGAAAAACAGCAAGGATATCGGATGCTACGTTCTGTAAAAAATCGCTTTGGTCCCACAGATGAGATTGCTTTATTTCAAATGAATACAGCAGGGCTTACCGAAGTGCATAACCCTTCTTTGTTATTTATGGAAGAGCGCACAAAAGAGCTACCAGGCTCTGTAATTATTCCTGCTCTAGAAGGGAGTCGTTCTCTACTAGTAGAAGTACAAGCTTTGGTTGCTCCTTCTTCTTTCTCTACCTCAACGCGTAAATCAACAGGATTAGATCCCAATAGATTAAGTCTATTATTAGCGGTATTAGAGAAGAAAATGGATTATCGATTATATAACTGCGATATATTTGTATGTATTGCAGGAGGTTTGAAAGTTTTTGAGCCAGCTATTGATTTAGGCGTGATTCTAGCTATTGCTTCTTCTTTTTGTAACCATTGTATCGATCCTTCAACAGCCATTGTTGGTGAAGTAGGACTAGGTGGTGAAGTGCGAGGAGTTTCTCGGATTGAAAATAGAATTCGAGAGGTCATTCATATGGGATTTAAGCAATGTGTTATTCCTAAACGCAATATAAAAGGTATTTCCTCTGATCTATTGCACAAAATTCATCTCATTGAAGTAGAAGTTGTGGAGGATGCTATTCATGCACTTATGTAA
- the hemC gene encoding hydroxymethylbilane synthase, translated as MHLCNQIFVAARDSHLSRAQVKEVHQELQMIHPNRVFVPTWIRTTGDDRLDLSLRFLSKTDFFTKEVDQLVLSGICRVGIHSAKDLPDPLERGLKIVAITRGVDARDVLVLSPHQTIDTLPKKARIATSSLRREKSIKSIREDLVCVDIRGVIEARLAYLYRREVEGLVVAEAALIRLGLTHLNRFFLSTEVAALQGKLAVVARQDDQEMLQVFSTINTFQELDLINSYL; from the coding sequence ATGCACTTATGTAATCAAATCTTTGTAGCTGCGCGAGACTCTCATCTATCGCGCGCTCAAGTAAAAGAAGTACACCAAGAGCTGCAGATGATTCATCCAAATCGTGTTTTTGTTCCTACTTGGATTCGGACAACAGGAGATGACAGATTAGATCTTTCTTTGAGATTTTTAAGTAAAACCGATTTTTTTACTAAAGAAGTAGATCAGTTGGTGTTATCTGGGATTTGTAGAGTAGGAATTCACTCGGCTAAAGATTTACCAGATCCTTTAGAGCGGGGTTTAAAAATAGTTGCTATTACGAGAGGGGTAGATGCAAGAGATGTTTTAGTTTTATCTCCTCATCAAACCATAGACACCTTGCCAAAAAAAGCACGTATTGCTACCTCTTCTCTGCGTCGTGAAAAATCTATTAAAAGTATAAGAGAAGATCTGGTTTGTGTAGACATTCGCGGAGTGATTGAAGCTCGTTTGGCTTATCTTTACCGAAGAGAAGTTGAGGGATTGGTTGTAGCTGAAGCTGCATTGATTCGTTTAGGTTTAACTCATCTAAATCGGTTTTTTTTATCCACAGAAGTAGCTGCATTGCAAGGTAAATTAGCCGTTGTTGCTAGGCAAGACGATCAAGAGATGTTACAGGTTTTTTCTACTATAAATACTTTCCAAGAACTAGATCTTATCAATAGTTATTTGTGA
- a CDS encoding uroporphyrinogen-III synthase, with the protein MKKALYLGTDPSYYKAKGVQIIHYPVIQIVPRIDSCVKAAYSKLSSYTHLLFTSKNTVQVFFQQLNSLGISKEILQPIIIIAIGQITASYIKEYTHCSFVAEEETQEGIVAFLCTQPLEKTHFFFPRSNLSRNVIIDFFQKSNILFQDCFIYNTVTQKNQPIPHLEEIDEIIFTSPSTVKAFLEIFSAIPLDKKLTAIGPITQKALSKIL; encoded by the coding sequence GTGAAGAAAGCTCTCTATCTAGGAACAGACCCTTCTTATTATAAAGCAAAGGGGGTCCAAATTATTCACTATCCCGTGATTCAAATTGTGCCCAGAATAGACTCCTGTGTTAAAGCAGCTTATAGCAAGTTATCAAGCTATACACACCTTTTATTTACTAGTAAAAATACAGTTCAGGTTTTTTTTCAGCAGTTAAATAGCCTTGGTATATCTAAAGAAATTTTACAGCCGATTATCATCATTGCCATTGGCCAAATTACTGCTAGTTATATAAAAGAATATACCCATTGTTCTTTTGTTGCAGAAGAAGAGACGCAAGAAGGAATAGTTGCTTTTTTGTGTACACAGCCTCTAGAAAAAACTCATTTTTTTTTCCCTCGTTCCAACCTTTCTAGAAATGTAATCATAGATTTTTTTCAAAAATCAAATATCTTGTTCCAAGATTGTTTTATTTACAATACAGTGACTCAAAAAAATCAACCTATTCCTCATCTAGAAGAAATAGATGAAATTATTTTTACAAGTCCTTCGACTGTTAAAGCTTTTTTAGAGATTTTTTCTGCTATTCCCTTAGATAAAAAGCTTACAGCTATAGGGCCTATTACACAAAAAGCATTATCTAAAATACTTTAA
- the metK gene encoding methionine adenosyltransferase: protein MTKSYLFTSESVSEGHPDKVADQISDTILDLALAQDPKARVACETLVKTSMVVVAGEISAQAQINWERVIRNLLLNIGYDNISSGLDANSCSIINAISQQSSDIAIGVDRTEDDQGAGDQGLMFGYATNETDVLMPAPITYAHRLMQRQAFLRKSGKLPWLQPDAKSQVTFCYIDKKPTYVDTIVLSTQHKEEMSYSDLKEAVIEEMIKPVIPAKWITKDTRYLINPTGRFVIGGPQADCGLTGRKIIVDSYGGAARHGGGAFSGKDPSKVDRCAAYMGRYVAKNIVAAGFADRCEIQISYAIGVAKPTSVFVETFGTNHIDEKKIMQIILQHFDLRPHAIIQQLNLLQPIYAKTAAYGHFGRDDTIFPWENTDKIEELLASFTPLEIATS from the coding sequence ATGACAAAATCCTATTTATTCACTTCAGAATCTGTTTCTGAAGGACATCCTGACAAAGTAGCGGATCAGATTTCCGATACGATCTTAGATCTTGCTTTGGCTCAAGACCCTAAAGCAAGAGTGGCTTGTGAAACTTTAGTAAAAACATCTATGGTTGTTGTTGCGGGGGAAATCAGCGCACAGGCGCAAATAAATTGGGAAAGAGTTATTCGAAATTTACTCCTAAACATAGGCTATGACAATATAAGTTCAGGTCTTGATGCAAATTCTTGCTCTATTATCAATGCTATTAGCCAACAGTCTAGCGATATTGCTATCGGTGTAGATCGAACAGAAGACGATCAAGGTGCTGGAGACCAGGGGTTGATGTTTGGCTATGCTACTAATGAAACAGATGTGCTGATGCCAGCACCAATTACCTATGCTCACCGCTTAATGCAGCGCCAAGCCTTTTTGCGTAAATCGGGTAAGTTACCTTGGCTTCAACCAGATGCAAAAAGTCAGGTCACTTTTTGTTATATCGATAAAAAACCAACTTATGTAGACACCATTGTTTTATCTACACAACACAAAGAAGAAATGAGTTATTCCGATTTAAAAGAAGCTGTTATCGAAGAGATGATTAAACCAGTAATTCCAGCTAAATGGATTACAAAAGATACACGTTATCTCATTAATCCTACAGGCCGTTTTGTGATCGGAGGTCCACAAGCCGACTGCGGTTTAACAGGTCGTAAAATTATTGTAGACTCCTACGGTGGTGCAGCACGCCATGGAGGAGGAGCTTTTTCTGGTAAAGATCCTTCCAAAGTAGATCGTTGTGCAGCTTATATGGGAAGATATGTGGCTAAAAATATTGTAGCTGCGGGATTTGCCGATCGTTGTGAAATTCAAATCTCTTATGCTATTGGCGTAGCGAAACCAACTTCTGTTTTTGTAGAGACCTTTGGCACTAATCACATCGATGAAAAAAAGATTATGCAAATTATTCTACAGCACTTTGATTTAAGGCCTCATGCTATTATCCAACAGCTTAATTTATTGCAACCGATCTATGCAAAAACCGCAGCGTATGGACACTTTGGAAGAGACGACACCATTTTCCCCTGGGAAAATACCGATAAAATAGAAGAGTTGCTAGCTAGCTTTACACCTTTGGAAATAGCAACGTCTTAA
- a CDS encoding Fe-Mn family superoxide dismutase, protein MPASYTLPDLPYDFSALEPIISAEIMKLHYSKHHAGYVTNVNAALEKYVEAEKKKDLSTMIELQQTIKFNGGGHLNHSIFWTNLAPIDKGGGEKPKGELLKAIIGQFGSLEHLIEQLSSITTAIQGSGWGWLGYSRVEKKIVMTTCANQDPLCTKKYVPLLGIDVWEHAYYLDYKNVRADYIKNIFKVINWKNVEERFLSAKK, encoded by the coding sequence ATGCCTGCGTCTTACACACTACCCGATCTTCCTTATGATTTTTCTGCTTTAGAACCGATCATTTCTGCAGAGATTATGAAATTGCATTATTCTAAGCACCATGCTGGATATGTAACCAATGTAAATGCTGCTTTAGAAAAATATGTAGAAGCGGAAAAAAAGAAAGATTTATCTACAATGATTGAACTGCAGCAGACTATTAAATTTAATGGAGGGGGTCATCTCAACCATAGTATTTTTTGGACTAACTTAGCTCCTATAGATAAAGGAGGAGGGGAAAAGCCCAAAGGGGAGCTTTTAAAGGCTATTATAGGGCAATTTGGTTCTTTAGAGCATCTAATAGAGCAACTTAGCTCTATAACTACTGCTATTCAAGGCTCTGGTTGGGGTTGGTTAGGTTATAGTCGAGTAGAAAAAAAAATCGTAATGACTACATGCGCTAATCAAGATCCTCTTTGTACAAAGAAGTATGTACCATTGCTAGGGATTGACGTTTGGGAGCATGCCTATTACCTAGACTATAAGAATGTTAGAGCTGATTATATAAAAAATATTTTTAAGGTGATCAATTGGAAGAATGTGGAAGAGCGATTTCTTTCTGCAAAAAAATAA
- the accD gene encoding acetyl-CoA carboxylase, carboxyltransferase subunit beta, which yields MGLFSKNKPKIKVQTIKKDGYSGWIKCTHCHEIIHANELQENFSCCPKCSYHYRLSGSQRIKLLSDQDSFEELFTDLKPMDPLNFTDTESYVNRLLKATKTSCRDEAVIVGKATIFETQIALGVLDFTFMVGSMGSVVGERLTLLIEYALNHDLPIVIVSASGGARMQESALSLMQMAKTSAALAKLHEEGLPFISVMTNPTLGGVTASFASLGDIIIAEPDALIGFAGPRVVEQTMRKKLPPNAQCSEFLLEKGMIDCIVSRHQLKQTLSDLLTFLTRQKKSKISLLEKSLKKIPQKLQDLLELGAITGQGLKH from the coding sequence ATGGGTCTTTTTTCAAAGAATAAACCAAAGATTAAAGTCCAAACGATTAAAAAAGATGGTTATAGCGGGTGGATTAAATGCACGCACTGTCATGAGATCATTCATGCAAATGAATTGCAAGAAAATTTCTCTTGTTGTCCGAAGTGCAGTTACCATTATCGTTTATCAGGTTCTCAAAGGATTAAGCTTTTATCAGATCAGGATAGTTTTGAAGAGCTTTTCACAGATCTAAAACCAATGGATCCTTTGAACTTTACTGATACAGAATCTTATGTAAATAGACTTTTGAAAGCGACTAAGACCTCTTGTCGTGATGAAGCAGTAATTGTAGGGAAAGCTACTATATTTGAAACGCAGATTGCTTTGGGAGTTCTCGATTTTACATTTATGGTGGGCTCTATGGGATCAGTAGTGGGGGAGAGACTTACATTATTGATTGAATATGCCTTAAATCACGACTTGCCAATAGTCATTGTTTCTGCTTCTGGAGGAGCTAGAATGCAAGAATCAGCACTTTCTTTAATGCAAATGGCAAAAACATCTGCTGCTTTAGCAAAACTGCACGAAGAAGGACTACCTTTTATTTCTGTAATGACAAATCCTACATTAGGCGGTGTTACAGCCTCTTTTGCTTCTTTAGGAGATATTATTATTGCAGAACCAGATGCTTTGATTGGTTTTGCAGGGCCTCGGGTAGTAGAACAAACCATGAGAAAAAAGCTTCCTCCTAATGCGCAATGCTCAGAGTTTCTTTTAGAAAAAGGAATGATTGATTGTATCGTATCTCGTCATCAATTAAAACAAACTTTAAGCGACCTTTTAACGTTTTTAACACGTCAAAAAAAATCAAAAATTTCTTTGTTAGAAAAGTCTTTAAAAAAAATCCCTCAAAAACTACAAGATCTGTTAGAACTAGGTGCTATTACAGGACAAGGGCTAAAACATTAA
- the dut gene encoding dUTP diphosphatase, whose amino-acid sequence MSERLEVGIDLEEEKCTPEYASQQAAGADIKAHITEEMLLKPGASILIPTGIYLEIPNGYEAQIRPRSGLALKQQITVLNSPGTIDSDYRGEIKIILINHGKSDFIITPGMRIAQMVFAPVMQAVFIRKSDLAITKRGESGFGHTGTH is encoded by the coding sequence ATGTCTGAGAGATTAGAAGTAGGAATTGATTTAGAAGAAGAAAAATGTACCCCAGAGTACGCCTCCCAGCAAGCAGCAGGAGCGGATATAAAAGCGCACATAACAGAAGAAATGTTATTGAAACCTGGAGCGTCTATTCTTATTCCTACAGGGATTTATTTGGAAATTCCAAATGGTTATGAAGCGCAAATCCGCCCTCGAAGCGGACTTGCGTTAAAACAACAAATTACAGTACTAAATTCCCCTGGTACAATTGATTCTGATTATCGAGGAGAGATCAAAATTATTTTAATAAACCATGGTAAGTCAGATTTTATTATTACTCCTGGTATGCGTATTGCGCAGATGGTTTTTGCACCTGTTATGCAAGCTGTATTTATCAGGAAAAGCGATTTAGCTATAACTAAAAGAGGAGAGAGTGGATTTGGCCATACTGGCACGCATTAA
- a CDS encoding PTS sugar transporter subunit IIA — MAILARINHQISLGFNDLRKFFKRDSTLVISDYLDEELVLFMQADNRDDALNRLVSLLEEKKKLQDSKRFYQAILERERIVPTAIGLGVAVPHAKLHSYKDFFIAVGIQVQQGLEWNALDGMAVQLIFMIGGPDNRQTEYLRILSHLTMAVKNKERRKKLLKCHCAKEVIEMFNGC; from the coding sequence TTGGCCATACTGGCACGCATTAATCATCAAATCTCATTAGGTTTTAACGATTTAAGGAAGTTTTTTAAACGAGATAGTACATTGGTCATTTCTGATTATTTAGATGAAGAGCTCGTTTTATTTATGCAAGCTGACAATCGTGATGATGCTTTAAATCGTTTAGTGAGTCTACTAGAAGAGAAAAAAAAGCTTCAAGATTCTAAACGGTTCTATCAGGCAATTTTAGAAAGAGAAAGGATTGTTCCTACCGCAATTGGTCTGGGAGTTGCAGTCCCTCATGCGAAACTGCATAGCTATAAGGATTTTTTTATCGCAGTGGGAATTCAGGTACAGCAGGGTTTAGAATGGAATGCTCTTGATGGTATGGCAGTCCAACTCATTTTTATGATTGGAGGTCCAGATAATCGACAAACGGAATACTTACGCATTTTGTCTCATTTGACAATGGCGGTTAAAAATAAAGAAAGGCGCAAAAAGCTGCTTAAGTGCCATTGCGCTAAAGAAGTAATCGAAATGTTTAACGGATGTTAA
- a CDS encoding PTS sugar transporter subunit IIA encodes MDLTIKDVAKLFNISEAAIHKLLLHNKIPSYCINGEHRFGLVEIENWMLKFDLKQLQETASCDQQIYPLTNQKQQMQIESPVSGGMVQFCLYRALHQGDVLVNIKGNKKEEIISSVTKIVAPKLNVDAEVLAELLIDREDLSPTALGNGLAVPHTREAMAKGSFDMVFIVYPEAPLEYGALDSKLVHTLFFLFAGSDKAHLQLLAKLAHLSSHKEAFQLLLDRSDKATLLDFVRNWEGQIRSIG; translated from the coding sequence ATGGATCTTACAATTAAAGATGTTGCTAAGTTATTCAATATTTCAGAAGCTGCTATTCATAAATTATTACTTCATAATAAAATTCCTTCTTATTGTATTAATGGAGAACACCGATTTGGCTTAGTCGAAATTGAAAACTGGATGTTAAAGTTTGATTTAAAACAACTCCAAGAAACCGCTTCTTGTGATCAACAAATCTACCCTCTAACTAACCAAAAGCAGCAAATGCAGATAGAAAGTCCAGTTAGTGGTGGAATGGTACAATTTTGTTTATATCGTGCTCTTCACCAAGGAGATGTTTTAGTTAATATCAAAGGAAATAAGAAAGAAGAAATCATTTCTTCAGTAACTAAAATTGTAGCCCCTAAACTCAATGTGGATGCTGAAGTATTAGCAGAGCTTTTAATTGATCGCGAAGACTTAAGTCCAACAGCTTTAGGAAATGGTCTTGCAGTTCCACATACAAGAGAAGCAATGGCAAAAGGATCGTTTGATATGGTGTTTATTGTATATCCTGAAGCACCTCTGGAATATGGAGCTTTGGATTCTAAACTAGTACATACGCTATTTTTCTTGTTCGCTGGAAGTGATAAAGCGCATCTTCAACTTCTAGCAAAATTAGCACATTTAAGTAGTCATAAAGAGGCATTTCAATTGTTACTAGACCGTTCTGATAAAGCTACTTTGTTAGACTTTGTTCGCAATTGGGAAGGACAAATCCGTTCTATAGGATAA